GGCCCTCCTTGATGAGGGCGCGGTTCTCGCCGAGGAGCGGCGCGACGTCGGCGATGGTGCCGATGGTGGCCAGGTCGGCGTAGTCGAGGGGCGCCTCCAGGCCGAGGCGCTCGCGCAGCGCCCACAGCAGGTGGAACGCCACGCCGGAGCCCGTGAGCTCGGGCAGCCCGGCGCGGGCCAGGGGCGAGAGCCTGGGGTGCACGACGAGGCAGTCCGGTAGCTCCTCGCCCGGCGTGTGGTGGTCGGTGACGATGACCTCCACGCCGCGGGAGCGCAGCGCCGCGATCTCGGCGAGGTTCGTCACGCCGCAGTCGACGGTGAGGAGCAGGTCGGCGCGCGACGCCAGCTCGTCGACGCGGCCCGGGTGTATGCCGTAACCGTCGGTGAGGCGGTTCGGCACGTGGGCCGACACGTTCCCGCCCAGCTCGCGCAGGCCCAGCAGCAGGAGCGCGGAGCCGGTGATGCCGTCGGCGTCGTAGTCGCCGTGGATCAGCACGCGCCGGCCGCTCGCGATGGCCGCGGCCAGCCGCTCAGCCGCTTGGTCGAGCCCCGGGTTCGGGCTGCGCCGCAGGGGCGGGTTGAGGTGGTCGGGGGCGTCGTCGCGGAGGCCCCGCGCCCAGAGGATCGCCGCGATCGCGGGCGGCACGCCCAGCGCGCGGCTCAGCGCGGCGACCTCGCGCGGGGGCGCCGGCGGACGGACGGTCCAACGCGGCTCCGCTGTCGGGAGCGGCGCCGCAGGCATCAGGCGGCTTCGTCCGGGTCGTCGAGCGCGGGGTCGCGCGGCCGGTCGGGGATGACCGGGTACTCCGTCTGCGTGAGGTAGGGGCTCACCGGCACGGCCTCCGGCGCGGCGCGGGCGCGCTCCTGCGCGAGCTCGGCCCGCAGGCGCGCCGCCTCGCGGGCGCGACGCCACAGAGCGATGCGCGTGGGCACCCAGCCCACGAGCCAGCCGATGAGCAGTGCGGCCACGACGACGAGCCCCACGGGCAGCTGGGGCACGAGGCCCCGGAGCAGGGGGAGCTCGACGTAGTCGGGGTTGGCGGAGTGGAAGAGCCACAGGTAGACGGCCGCCAGGACGATCAGCAGCAGTTGGACGATGCGTGCGGCTTTCACTGGGACCTCCGCGGAAACTCTACCCCAGCCCCGGCCGACACGCGCGGGCGACGCTTCCCCGGGGCGGGGGCCGGAGGCGGCGCCGAGAGGGTGCGCTCCGGCGCGTCGGTCCGCAGCGAGCGCCGACCGAGCGCGCGCCGTTGGTCAGTTCTGTTCGCCGCGTCCGCAGCCGCGGCGCGAGGGGCGGATATGCTTCCCTGCTGTGAGCGCGCAGACCGTGCCCACCACCTCCACGGGGACCGGTCCCGCCGTCGTGCCGCCCAAGGTGCTGGTCGGCATGTCGGGCGGCGTGGACTCGTCCGTCGCGGCGGCGCTGCTGGCCGAGCGCGGCTACGAGGTCGTGGGCAGCATGCTGCGCTTCTGGCCGGACGACAGGCCCGAGGGCGCGTTCGACATCTGCTGCAGCCCGGACGCCGCCTACGACGCGCGCCGCGTGGCCGACGAACTGGACGTACCGTTCTACCTACTCGACTTCCGCGACAGGTTCCAGCAGGTCGTCGTCGACCCCTTCGTGCCCGGCTACCAGGCCG
The sequence above is a segment of the Trueperaceae bacterium genome. Coding sequences within it:
- a CDS encoding lipopolysaccharide assembly protein LapA domain-containing protein, whose amino-acid sequence is MKAARIVQLLLIVLAAVYLWLFHSANPDYVELPLLRGLVPQLPVGLVVVAALLIGWLVGWVPTRIALWRRAREAARLRAELAQERARAAPEAVPVSPYLTQTEYPVIPDRPRDPALDDPDEAA